One genomic region from Amaranthus tricolor cultivar Red isolate AtriRed21 chromosome 12, ASM2621246v1, whole genome shotgun sequence encodes:
- the LOC130828774 gene encoding uncharacterized protein LOC130828774 isoform X2 produces MAASSSTAISSSDTSSSSSTSLSYRDKSRRRRRSNNRHCEALKIRKSKSHSKSKRRRRHHSSSDSYSSASYSTDDYSSSESERETSSHSRRHKRDDKPKKSKGKDKEKNHRHKRHKHKKEKEDDQRQSSGPVQLSKFLGRDKDDGVRRSVVSGKKIQMKLEKSKEDKFAENKRNELLKFLNASYD; encoded by the exons ATGGCGGCCTCCTCATCGACGGCGATATCATCTTCTGATACATCATCTAGTTCGTCCACTTCTTTGTCTTACAGAGATAAATCCCGCCGTCGCCGTCGCAGTAACAACCGTCATTGTGAAGCTCTGAAGATCCGTAAGTCCAAGTCTCATTCCAAATCTAAAAGACGTCGTCGTCATCACTCTTCCTCAGATTCTTACTCTTCTGCTTCTTATTCAACTGATGATTATAG CTCTTCTGAAAGTGAGCGTGAAACATCCAGTCACTCAAGGAGACACAAGCGTGACGACAAGCCAAAGAAG AGCAAGGGAAAAGACAAGGAGAAGAACCACCGCCATAAACGTCACAAGCACAAGAAAGAG AAAGAGGATGATCAGCGACAAAGTAGTGGTCCAGTGCAGCTGTCTAAG TTTTTAGGCCGAGATAAAGATGATGGTGTTCGTCGAAGTGTGGTATCTGGCAAAAAG ATACAAATGAAGCTTGAAAAGTCGAAGGAAGACAAGTTTGCGGAGAACAAGCGTAATGAACTACTTAAATTTCTGAATGCTAGTTATGATTGA
- the LOC130828774 gene encoding uncharacterized protein LOC130828774 isoform X1, whose product MAASSSTAISSSDTSSSSSTSLSYRDKSRRRRRSNNRHCEALKIRKSKSHSKSKRRRRHHSSSDSYSSASYSTDDYSSSSESERETSSHSRRHKRDDKPKKSKGKDKEKNHRHKRHKHKKEKEDDQRQSSGPVQLSKFLGRDKDDGVRRSVVSGKKIQMKLEKSKEDKFAENKRNELLKFLNASYD is encoded by the exons ATGGCGGCCTCCTCATCGACGGCGATATCATCTTCTGATACATCATCTAGTTCGTCCACTTCTTTGTCTTACAGAGATAAATCCCGCCGTCGCCGTCGCAGTAACAACCGTCATTGTGAAGCTCTGAAGATCCGTAAGTCCAAGTCTCATTCCAAATCTAAAAGACGTCGTCGTCATCACTCTTCCTCAGATTCTTACTCTTCTGCTTCTTATTCAACTGATGATTATAG CAGCTCTTCTGAAAGTGAGCGTGAAACATCCAGTCACTCAAGGAGACACAAGCGTGACGACAAGCCAAAGAAG AGCAAGGGAAAAGACAAGGAGAAGAACCACCGCCATAAACGTCACAAGCACAAGAAAGAG AAAGAGGATGATCAGCGACAAAGTAGTGGTCCAGTGCAGCTGTCTAAG TTTTTAGGCCGAGATAAAGATGATGGTGTTCGTCGAAGTGTGGTATCTGGCAAAAAG ATACAAATGAAGCTTGAAAAGTCGAAGGAAGACAAGTTTGCGGAGAACAAGCGTAATGAACTACTTAAATTTCTGAATGCTAGTTATGATTGA
- the LOC130828775 gene encoding probable pectinesterase/pectinesterase inhibitor 21, translated as MSRVIIITLSSLLLVGLIGAVTIGFVTNWGKDEPRLTSTSKAVQAICQPTDYKEACMQSLSTVKTDDPKELVKAAFASAKNELFAIVDNSTVLKELEKDPITAVSVKDCKELFQDAMDDFQRSWDEVGKFDGDKIKEMLSNLKIWISATRTYQETCLDGFENTTTDAGAKMRKVLQTAMQMSSNGLAIVNDLSTLLTTLDISSFNGRKLLSHNPHRSLLTNYDDSVLLPDDDEEDDKRRKLLVSYDQVIGHSSSDGAEYWPEWVDGFRRRLLEAPNLANDLKAKANVVVAKDGSGKYKTIEDALKDVPKDGKESFVIYIKEGVYEEYLVLFKWMTNVVFVGDGPTKTRITNNKNFVDGVKTFKTATVSVLGDFFMATDIGIENSAGAIKHQAVAFRAQSDKSIFFNCHFDGYQDTLYAHTYRQFYRDCRITGTIDFIFGDAASFFQNCVFVVRKPLDNQNCIVTAQGRMERHQPTGIFIHNSRFEGDPEYLPLKNKNKAYLGRPWKEYSKTIIMESEIGDFIQGEGWLPWEGNFALETCYYGEYNNVGAGSGLANRVKWTGIKNILVDRAETFMPPKLFDNDDWIRTSRVPYQPNLSTIPISEISETPAGAPLSSISGESSFGSSSSSGSSSDDSSLGGSYGRSSSSGSSSGGSSSSGSSYGGSSSSGSSSGGSSSSGSSYGGSSSSGSSSGRSSSSGSSYGGSSSSGSSSGGSSSGSFYGGSSSSGSSSDGSLSSGHSKHKGSQGSSSSGSSSSGTSHSSSSTPSGSSSSGTSSKGSTSSGSGASSTPLGSSYGSSSSGTSSERSSSSGAGYSSGSSSSTEPETTVEGSEAPSSTSSISDAPAPASSLGIELEIPSPTPTPGVSIQVGPVTVRELERMLMENEEITEGDETNDDMSGNVPDGDEPSPARAEPPSPAPSPNNIAITPSLTPSPAQSPLEEVSDWLPPTTAPSPDEEADKLPPPTITPPKPSSGTKSSTYELHIILSGLVMWVALFM; from the exons atGTCGCGAGTTATAATCAtaacattatcatcattattgttGGTAGGGCTAATTGGTGCGGTGACAATTGGGTTTGTGACAAACTGGGGGAAGGACGAGCCAAGATTGACATCAACGTCTAAGGCTGTTCAAGCAATATGTCAACCAACGGATTATAAGGAAGCGTGTATGCAAAGTTTGTCGACCGTTAAGACGGATGATCCGAAAGAGCTTGTTAAAGCTGCGTTTGCTTCTGCTAAGAATGAGTTATTTGCAATTGTGGATAATTCGACGGTATTGAAAGAGCTTGAAAAGGATCCTATCACGGCTGTGTCTGTTAAAGATTGTAAAGAGTTGTTTCAAGATGCTATGGATGATTTTCAACGTTCTTGGGATGAAGTTGGCAAGTTTGATGGGGATAAG ATTAAGGAAATGCTATCCAACCTCAAGATATGGATTAGTGCAACAAGGACATACCAAGAGACATGTTTAGATGGGTTTGAAAACACAACAACTGACGCAGGCGCAAAAATGCGAAAAGTCTTACAAACAGCCATGCAAATGTCTAGCAATGGGCTTGCAATTGTAAATGACCTATCAACCTTACTTACCACCCTTGACATTTCATCCTTTAATGGTAGAAAACTCTTATCACACAACCCACATAGATCTCTCTTAACCAATTATGATGATAGTGTTCTTCTTCCCGACGACGACGAGGAGGATGATAAGAGAAGAAAGCTTCTTGTTAGCTATGATCAAGTCATTGGGCATTCTTCAAGTGATGGTGCTGAGTATTGGCCTGAATGGGTTGATGGGTTTAGGCGTAGGCTTTTGGAAGCTCCTAATTTGGCTAATGATTTAAAGGCTAAGGCTAATGTGGTTGTGGCTAAAGATGGGAGTGGTAAGTATAagactattgaagatgctttaaaGGATGTTCCTAAGGATGGGAAGGAGagttttgttatatatattaagGAAGGTGTTTATGAAGAATATCTTGTGCTTTTTAAATGGATGACtaatgttgtttttgttggtgATGGTCCTACTAAGACTAGGAttactaataacaaaaattttgtTGATGGTGTCAAAACTTTCAAGACCGCTACtgttt CTGTTCTAGGAGATTTCTTCATGGCAACAGACATAGGAATAGAGAACTCAGCAGGAGCAATAAAACATCAAGCAGTAGCATTCCGTGCACAGTCAGACAAATCAATCTTCTTCAATTGCCATTTCGACGGATACCAAGACACACTCTACGCACACACATACCGTCAATTCTACCGCGACTGCAGAATCACAGGCACAATCGATTTCATCTTCGGCGATGCAGCATCCTTCTTCCAGAATTGTGTTTTCGTGGTTCGAAAACCGCTAGACAACCAAAACTGCATTGTCACAGCACAAGGCAGAATGGAAAGACACCAACCAACAGGAATATTTATTCATAACAGTAGATTTGAAGGTGATCCTGAATACTTACCACTTAAGAACAAGAATAAGGCTTATTTAGGAAGGCCATGGAAAGAGTATTCTAAGACAATTATAATGGAATCTGAGATTGGTGATTTCATTCAAGGTGAAGGGTGGTTACCATGGGAAGGTAATTTTGCACTTGAAACATGTTATTATGGTGAGTATAATAATGTTGGGGCTGGTTCTGGTTTGGCTAACAGGGTTAAGTGGACTGGAATTAAGAATATACTTGTGGATCGTGCTGAAACTTTTATGCCACCTAAATTGTTTGATAATGATGATTGGATTAGAACTTCTCGTGTTCCTTATCAACCTAATTTGTCTACTATTCCTATTTCCGAAATTTCAG AAACACCGGCAGGAGCGCCATTATCCTCCATTTCAGGTGAATCTTCCTTTGGTAGTTCATCGTCAAGTGGTTCAAGTTCCGATGATTCCTCATTAGGAGGCTCTTATGGTAGATCTTCATCAAGTGGATCTTCTTCTGGTGGATCTTCATCAAGTGGTTCTTCTTATGGTGGATCTTCATCAAGTGGTTCTTCTTCTGGTGGATCTTCATCAAGTGGTTCTTCTTATGGTGGATCTTCATCAAGCGGTTCTTCTTCTGGTAGATCTTCATCAAGTGGTTCTTCTTATGGTGGATCTTCATCAAGCGGTTCTTCTTCTGGTGGATCTTCAAGTGGTTCTTTTTATGGTGGATCTTCATCAAGTGGTTCTTCTTCTGATGGATCTTTATCAAGTGGCCATTCTAAACACAAAGGGTCTCAAGGATCTTCATCAAGTGGCTCTTCTTCTTCTGGAACTTCTCACTCATCTTCATCTACTCCTTCTGGCTCTTCTTCCTCAGGAACTTCTTCAAAAGGATCAACCTCTTCTGGTTCTGGAGCTTCCTCTACACCTTTAGGCTCTTCTTACGGCTCCTCTTCCTCTGGAACTTCTTCAGAaagatcatcatcatctggtgCAGGATATTCATCTGGTTCATCGTCATCTACAGAGCCCGAAACAACTGTAGAAGGTTCAGAAGCTCCATCATCAACTTCCAGTATAAGTGACGCACCTGCTCCCGCTTCTTCCCTTGGAATCGAACTCGAGATTCCTAGCCCAACACCAACTCCAGGAGTGTCGATACAAGTGGGTCCAGTAACAGTACGTGAATTGGAAAGAATGCTTATGGAGAATGAAGAAATTACAGAAGGTGACGAAACTAATGATGATATGTCAGGGAATGTTCCAGATGGTGATGAGCCAAGTCCAGCAAGGGCTGAACCCCCAAGTCCAGCACCTTCTCCAAACAACATTGCCATTACTCCAAGTCTAACCCCATCACCGGCACAAAGTCCTTTGGAAGAGGTTTCAGACTGGCTTCCACCTACTACAGCTCCTAGCCCTGATGAGGAAGCAGATAAATTGCCTCCACCTACAATTACTCCACCAAAACCTAGCTCTGGAACTAAGTCATCCACATATGAGTTGCACATTATTTTAAGTGGGCTGGTAATGTGGGTTgctttatttatgtaa